A region from the Takifugu rubripes chromosome 22, fTakRub1.2, whole genome shotgun sequence genome encodes:
- the ano8a gene encoding anoctamin-8: MQAAPGAADGDAPVNSGGTADVDDSGGAGERMDRTVAAEHQDRSDNQQQQQASLSPSTVLDKLFGKRLLQARHYIMSRKSWLKMVPTENCDILMTFPDMIDDHTLLWLLNQIRVGIPQVSIQVRQHKHTQTHAFFITTTFENLLRGAEQMGMHKAVKPQFGGGMRRFSCEEDNIYENIESELCFFTSQERQGIIKYWLDNLRAKQGEVLHNIHFLEGQPLIPELVARGVIHQMFPLHEQRILNQLMTSWVQAVCERQPLDDICDYFGVKISMYFAWLGFYTNSMLYPAVIGFLLWILAESDQTSQDICCVVFALFNVVWATLFLERWKRREAELAYRWGTLDTPAESLEEPRPQFRGVKRCSPITGCEEFYYPPWKRALFRWLVSLPVCLLCLCFVFLAMLLCLELQEVVMEIQELPGITRFVPKILLALTVTICDEVYKKIAYWLNDMENYRLQSAYENNLIIKMVFFEFINSYLSLFYIGFYLKDMERLKEMLATLLIFRQFLQNIKEVLQPYLYEQNKLGVFTPKVLWELLQAIVFKYGRLVLGKAQASMTSYSLLGTRGITDGQGGNPEPRRRGDLKAGFRLTEEEWDMSDSSLKQRKVSFTEKVDYQDVTTETQEGYDSLKDSPTLVEDGMDPSSIFDSCDEESDSESQAQESKENGAISALKESDSLCLRRRNVGEGREDRKSWMDPPDEPKTVTLTQAEIESCMKRYEGTLQDYQEMFIQFGYVVLFSSAFPLAAMCALINNIIEIRSDALKLCTSLQRPFGLRVGNIGQWQTVMEAMGLIAIIVNCYLIGQCGQLQRLFPWLSPEMTIVSIVLLEHFAILLKYIIHVAIPDIPGWVAEEMAKLEYRRREAFKKHEQQAQQHFQQQLRRRREEEELHRQAELQAEARQDSDCHKSDGHQHHHDKSTGGKPGDKPKRPNSLLGNNNVMKLKQIIPLQGKFSSSTSRSPAQSPTGGEAKLPGFLKFLKSPEMKKEPAVAVGATAGLTATSAAPPSGQDRSQSPNKTFSPGKLFSFSKSEGTVVSINGTQPATQPANAHPSRADLNTSQEELPSNESDKAESRQATDVENSAKS, translated from the exons ATGCAGGCGGCCCCCGGAGCGGCTGACGGCGACGCTCCTGTAAACAGCGGCGGCACCGCAGACGTCGACGACAGCGGCGGGGCAGGAGAGAGGATGGACAGGACGGTGGCAGCCGAACATCAGGACAGGAGCgacaaccagcagcagcagcaggcgtctTTATCGCCGTCCACTGTGCTCG ACAAACTGTTTGGGAAGCGTCTTCTGCAGGCCCGGCACTACATCATGTCTCGGAAGTCCTGGCTCAAGATGGTGCCTACGGAAAACTGTGACATCCTCATGACATTCCCAG ACATGATAGACGACCACACTCTGCTGTGGCTCCTGAATCAGATCCGTGTCGGCATCCCGCAGGTCAGCATTCAGGTCcgacagcacaaacacacccagacGCACGccttcttcatcaccaccacgtTTGAGAA TTTACTGCGCGGAGCCGAGCAGATGGGGATGCACAAGGCTGTCAAACCGCAGTTTGGCGGCGGGATGCGGCGCTTCTCCTGCGAGGAAGACAACATCTATGAGAACATCGAGAGTGAGCTCTGCTTTTTCACCTCACAG GAGCGTCAGGGCATTATAAAGTACTGGCTGGACAATCTGAGAGCTAAACAGGGGGAGGTGCTTCACAACATTCACTTCCTGGAAGGGCAGCCACTCA TTCCAGAGCTGGTGGCTCGGGGTGTCATCCATCAGATGTTCCCCTTGCACGAGCAGAGGATCCTCAATCAGCTGATGACTTCCTGGGTCCAGGCTGTGTGTGAAAGGCAGCCCCTGG ATGATATCTGCGACTACTTTGGAGTTAAGATCAGCATGTATTTTGCCTGGCTTGGTTTCTACACCAACTCCATGCTTTACCCTGCTGTCATCGGCTTTCTGCTCTGGATACTTGCAGAGTCAGATCAG ACCAGTCAAGATATCTGCTGCGTGGTTTTTGCCCTCTTCAACGTCGTGTGGGCGACCCTGTTCCTGGAGCGCTGGAAGAGGCGAGAGGCAGAGCTGGCCTACAGGTGGGGCACCCTGGACACCCCCGCTGAATCACTGGAGGAACCCAGGCCCCAGTTCAGG GGAGTGAAGCGCTGCAGTCCCATAACCGGCTGTGAGGAGTTCTATTATCCACCCTGGAAAAGAGCGCTGTTCAGATGGTTggtcagcctgcctgtctgcctcctctgcctctgttttgtctttctcGCGATGCTGCTCTGCCTGGAACTGCAG gaggtggtgaTGGAGATCCAGGAGCTGCCTGGAATCACCAGATTTGTCCCAAAGATCCTTCTGGCGCTGACTGTAACCATTTGCGACGAAGTGTATAAGAAGATTGCCTACTGGCTTAACGATATGG AGAACTACCGGCTTCAGAGTGCCTATGAGAATAACCTGATCATTAAGATGGTTTTT TTTGAGTTCATCAATTCTTATCTAAGTCTTTTCTATATCGGATTCTACCTCAAGGACATGGAGCGACTCAAGGAG ATGCTAGCCACTCTACTGATCTTCCGCCAGTTCTTACAGAACATTAAAGAGGTCCTCCAGCCTTATCTCTACGAGCAGAACAAGCTGGGTGTCTTCACCCCCAAGGTGCTCTGGGAGCTTCTCCAAGCGATAGTGTTCAAATACGGTCGCCTAGTTTTGGGGAAGGCCCAGGCCTCCATGACAAGCTACTCCTTGCTGGGCACCAGAGGGATCACCGACGGTCAGGGTGGTAATCCAGAACCGAGACGGAGAGGCGATTTGAAGGCTGGATTCAGGCTCACGGAGGAAGAGTGGGACATGAGTGACAGCAGTCTGAAGCAACGTAAAGTCAGCTTCACCGAAAAGGTCGACTACCAGGATGTGACgacagagacacaggagggATACGATAGCTTGAAGGACAGTCCCACCCTGGTGGAGGACGGGATGGACCCGTCCAGCATTTTTGACAGTTGTGATGAAGAGAGTGACAGTGAATCGCAGGCTCAA GAGTCCAAGGAGAATGGTGCCATTTCAGCTCTAAAGGAATCCGACTCGCTCTGTCTGAGGCGAAGAAACGTCGGCGAGGGGAGAGAGGATCGGAAGTCTTGGATGGACCCTCCAGACGAACCAAAAACTGTCACTCTGACCCAAGCTGAGATCGAGAGCTGCATGAAGAGATATGAG GGTACACTTCAGGACTACCAGGAAATGTTCATACAGTTTGGCTATGTGGTGCTGTTCTCGTCGGCGTTTCCCCTGGCGGCCATGTGCGCCCTTATCAACAACATCATCGAAATCCGCAGCGATGCCTTGAAGCTGTGCACCAGCCTGCAGAGACCCTTCGGACTGAGGGTGGGGAACATTGGACAGTGGCAG acTGTGATGGAGGCCATGGGTCTGATAGCCATAATAGTGAACTGTTATTTGATTGGTCAGTGCGGGCAGCTCCAGCGTCTGTTCCCATGGCTGAGTCCCGAGATGACCATCGTCTCCATCGTCTTACTGGAG CACTTTGCAATCCTCCTTAAATACATCATCCATGTTGCCATCCCTGATATCCCTGGCTGGGTAGCAGAAGAAATGGCCAAGCTAGAGTACCGGCGAAGGGAAGCTTTCAAG AAACATGAGCAACAGGCCCAGCAGCACTTTCAACAGCAGCTCAGACGCCGCCGCGAAGAGGAGGAGCTCCATCGTCAGGCCGAGCTGCAGGCTGAGGCCCGCCAAGACAGCGACTGCCACAAGTCAGACggtcaccagcaccaccacgaCAAATCAACGGGGGGCAAGCCGGGGGACAAGCCGAAAAGACCCAACTCTCTGCTGGGGAACAACAATGTGATGAAGCTGAAGCAGATCATCCCTCTGCAGGGGAAGTTCTCCTCCAGCACATCTCGCTCGCCTGCTCAGTCTCCTACAGGGGGTGAGGCAAAACTCCCGGGATTTCTGAAGTTCCTGAAGTCCCCGGAGATGAAGAAAGAACCAGCAGTAGCCGTGGGGGCGACCGCGGGACTGACGGCGACCTCCGCAGCACCCCCTAGTGGCCAAGATAGGTCACAATCCCCAAACAAGACATTCAGTCCCGGGAAGCTGTTTAGTTTCAGCAAATCGGAGGGGACTGTGGTGAGCATCAACGGGACCCAGCCGGCGACACAGCCTGCTAACGCTCACCCGAGCAGGGCCGACCTGAACACCAGCCAGGAGGAGTTGCCCTCTAATGAGTCGGATAAGGCGGAATCCAGACAAGCAACTGATGTGGAAAACTCCGCCAAGAGTTAA
- the LOC101080234 gene encoding DET1- and DDB1-associated protein 1-like — protein MEKGDFLKGLPVYNKNNFSRFHADSVCKTSNRRPSVYLPTREYPSEQIIVTEKTNILLRYLHQQWDKKNAAKKREQDQSEGDNAAPPRKVARTESWEANEDC, from the exons ATGGAGAAG GGAGATTTCCTGAAGGGGCTTCCTGTCTACAACAAGAATAACTTCAGCAGGTTTCATGCAGACTCAGTGTGCAAAACATCA aaccGTCGACCGTCCGTGTATCTTCCGACCCGGGAATATCCATCAGAGCAGA TCATCGttacagagaaaacaaacatcctACTGCGATATCTACATCAACAGTGGGATAAAAAG AATGCAGCGAAAAAGCGTGAGCAGGATCAAAGCGAGGGGGATAACGCGGCACCTCCACGCAAAGTAGCTAGGACAGAGAGTTGGGAGGCGAATGAGGATTGTTAG
- the mrpl34 gene encoding large ribosomal subunit protein bL34m: MNIMASTLSRMRQISFLASLSVGNLTGTSHLRLFSNWIVPKSAAQPLISKCGPLSSQAEGSGVFQQLPWQYQQVRTRKRGTEYQPKNIKRKRTHGWIKRLSSKGGIEVLLRRMLKGRKSLSH, translated from the exons ATGAACATTATGGCGTCAACTTTGTCAAGAATGCGTCAGATATCCTTTCTCGCCAG TCTCTCAGTTGGAAACCTGACCGGCACCTCTCACCTGAGACTATTCAGCAATTGGATTGTTCCCAAATCCGCTGCACAACCTCTGATTTCCAAGTGTGGACCGCTTTCTTCACAAGCTGAAGGCTCAGGCgtgttccagcagctgccgTGGCAATACCAGCAAGTACGTACCAGGAAAAGAGGAACAGAATATCAGCCCAAGAACATTAAACGCAAGAGGACCCACGGCTGGATCAAGCGGCTCAGCTCCAAAGGTGGCATCGAGGTGCTGTTACGCCGTATGCTGAAGGGACGGAAATCTCTCTCACACTGA